A genomic stretch from Candidatus Thiothrix anitrata includes:
- a CDS encoding ComEA family DNA-binding protein: protein MKKTLIAATLLACLSCAPAVFAEMININKADAATLDSLDGIGAAKAEAIVAYRTEHGDFKTLDEIKEVKGIGDKLFEKIKADISLTEGATTASTTATDKSTGKADAKTADKTDAKPSDKTDKVSEKSASKTDSNS from the coding sequence TGATTGCCGCTACCCTATTAGCCTGCCTGTCATGTGCACCGGCTGTTTTCGCCGAAATGATCAATATAAACAAAGCCGATGCTGCAACCTTAGATAGCCTAGATGGTATCGGAGCTGCGAAAGCAGAAGCCATTGTTGCCTACCGCACCGAACATGGCGATTTCAAAACCTTAGATGAAATCAAAGAAGTCAAAGGTATCGGCGACAAATTATTTGAAAAAATTAAAGCTGATATTTCTCTGACTGAGGGAGCGACAACTGCCAGCACCACCGCAACGGACAAATCGACCGGCAAAGCGGATGCAAAAACTGCCGATAAGACCGATGCCAAGCCATCTGATAAAACCGACAAAGTATCGGAAAAATCTGCATCAAAAACTGACAGCAATAGCTAA